The following coding sequences are from one Streptomyces sp. NBC_01232 window:
- a CDS encoding MerR family transcriptional regulator yields the protein MADQAPEPMLTVDELAARAGVTVRTVRFYSTRGLLPPPVIGPRRVGHYGPEHLSRLALIEELQHQGMTLSAIERYLDALPDDLSAHDLAIHRAMVASWAPDAAQEVSREELEKRAGRSLSDTDVGRLTAMNVLGASRDGFRVDVGLLRLGVALLDVPIAHETILAARTVLVAHARAAAHELTALFRDEVWGPFTEGESDPERVESMKALSAHMQPMVVQALVTAFQRSLREELRAAFVSEPEA from the coding sequence ATGGCCGACCAGGCACCCGAGCCGATGCTCACCGTCGACGAGCTGGCGGCCAGGGCGGGCGTCACCGTGCGCACCGTTCGTTTCTACAGCACCCGCGGGCTTTTGCCCCCTCCCGTGATCGGCCCTCGTCGGGTGGGGCACTACGGACCGGAACACCTGTCCCGGCTGGCCCTGATCGAGGAGTTGCAGCACCAGGGCATGACCCTGTCCGCCATCGAGCGCTACCTGGACGCGCTGCCGGACGACCTGAGCGCCCACGACCTGGCGATCCACCGGGCGATGGTGGCCAGTTGGGCTCCGGACGCGGCCCAGGAGGTGTCCCGGGAGGAGCTGGAGAAGCGGGCGGGGCGGAGCCTGTCGGACACCGATGTCGGGCGGCTGACGGCGATGAACGTGCTCGGCGCCTCCCGGGACGGGTTCCGGGTGGACGTGGGCCTGCTGCGGCTGGGGGTCGCACTGCTCGACGTGCCGATCGCGCACGAGACGATCCTGGCGGCGCGCACGGTACTGGTGGCGCACGCCCGGGCGGCGGCGCACGAGCTGACGGCGCTGTTCCGGGACGAGGTGTGGGGGCCGTTCACGGAGGGCGAGAGCGATCCGGAGCGGGTGGAGTCGATGAAGGCGCTGTCGGCGCACATGCAGCCGATGGTGGTCCAGGCGCTGGTGACGGCCTTCCAGCGGTCACTGCGGGAGGAACTCCGGGCGGCGTTCGTCTCGGAACCGGAGGCCTAG
- a CDS encoding AMP-dependent synthetase/ligase — translation MTTNLRLPGRPEEITVPALLARNAAEYGELPALSWRSGPDAAEWTTLTWSEVRRKVAVLASGYAALGVERGEHVLMMMGNRPEHWLSDLALVHLGAVPVTVYGTSAPEQIAHIARHSRARLAVVEGARELLRWEPLLADGAVPLERLVVAEAAEAGAHSTYGSLHAGGARLHRADAFEKAWQETRPEDPLTVVYTSGTTGDPKGVRLTHRNLMLQAIRLDRHVDLPEHAEHICYLPFAHIAERVLGIYLPLLRASHVRLCADPAAVSGAVRELHPVQFFGVPRVWEKLAASVRAVLAQLPEEQRSAIEAANDLARARAAHLERGEEVPAELEASYAGAKQQVLDPLLGLAGMDRLMWTASATAPMPIDVVRFWAGWGITIMDAWGLTETSGVCTVNSPDGFRLGSVGRAIEGLELRLAEDGEILTRGATVFGGYLRPDGSVESACDDEEWFPTGDIGRLDEDGYLWLTDRKKELIITSNGKNVSPALVENTVKEHPLIGQALVHGDGRSYLVALLVLDPELAPVWAAARGIEAASAAELAAHPAVREEIARAVEAANARLNRTEQIKRYRLLTEEWGPETGELTPSLKLRRRVVRDKYGALIDGLYEEPYEEPYESA, via the coding sequence ATGACCACGAACCTGCGACTGCCCGGACGACCCGAAGAGATCACCGTGCCGGCCCTGCTGGCCCGCAACGCCGCCGAGTACGGGGAGCTCCCCGCCCTCTCGTGGCGGTCCGGCCCCGACGCCGCCGAGTGGACGACCCTCACCTGGAGCGAGGTGCGCCGCAAGGTCGCCGTCCTCGCCTCCGGGTACGCCGCCCTCGGCGTCGAGCGCGGCGAACACGTGCTGATGATGATGGGCAACCGCCCCGAGCACTGGCTCAGCGACCTCGCCCTCGTCCACCTCGGCGCCGTGCCCGTCACCGTGTACGGAACCTCCGCGCCCGAGCAGATCGCCCACATCGCCCGCCACAGCCGGGCCCGGCTCGCGGTCGTCGAGGGCGCCCGCGAACTCCTGCGGTGGGAGCCGCTGCTGGCCGACGGCGCCGTGCCCCTGGAGCGTCTCGTCGTGGCCGAAGCGGCCGAGGCCGGCGCCCACTCCACCTACGGCTCCCTGCACGCGGGCGGCGCCCGCCTCCACCGCGCCGACGCCTTCGAGAAGGCCTGGCAGGAGACCCGCCCCGAAGACCCGCTGACCGTCGTCTACACCTCCGGCACCACCGGCGACCCGAAGGGCGTGCGGCTGACCCACCGCAACCTCATGCTCCAGGCGATCCGACTGGACCGGCACGTGGACCTGCCCGAGCACGCCGAGCACATCTGCTACCTGCCGTTCGCGCACATCGCCGAGCGCGTCCTCGGCATCTACCTGCCCCTGCTGCGGGCCTCGCACGTACGGCTGTGCGCCGACCCCGCCGCCGTGTCGGGGGCCGTCCGCGAGCTGCACCCGGTGCAGTTCTTCGGCGTGCCCCGGGTGTGGGAGAAGCTCGCCGCCTCGGTCCGCGCGGTCCTCGCGCAGCTCCCCGAGGAGCAGCGCTCGGCCATCGAGGCCGCGAACGACCTGGCCCGCGCCCGGGCCGCGCACCTGGAGCGCGGCGAGGAGGTACCGGCCGAGCTCGAAGCCTCGTACGCGGGGGCCAAACAGCAGGTGCTGGACCCGCTGCTGGGGCTGGCGGGCATGGACCGGCTGATGTGGACGGCCAGCGCCACCGCGCCGATGCCGATCGACGTGGTCCGCTTCTGGGCCGGCTGGGGCATCACCATCATGGACGCCTGGGGACTGACCGAGACCTCGGGCGTGTGCACGGTCAACAGCCCGGACGGCTTCCGGCTCGGCTCGGTGGGCCGCGCGATCGAGGGGCTGGAGCTGAGACTGGCCGAGGACGGGGAGATCCTCACCCGGGGGGCGACCGTCTTCGGCGGCTACCTGCGGCCGGACGGCTCGGTGGAGAGCGCCTGCGACGACGAGGAGTGGTTCCCGACGGGGGACATCGGCCGGCTCGACGAGGACGGGTACCTCTGGCTGACCGACCGCAAGAAGGAGCTGATCATCACCTCGAACGGAAAGAACGTCTCGCCGGCCCTGGTGGAGAACACGGTCAAGGAGCACCCGCTCATCGGGCAGGCCCTGGTCCACGGCGACGGCCGTTCCTACCTCGTCGCCCTCCTGGTCCTGGACCCGGAGCTGGCCCCGGTCTGGGCCGCGGCCCGGGGCATCGAGGCCGCTTCCGCGGCGGAGCTCGCCGCGCACCCCGCCGTACGCGAGGAGATCGCCCGCGCGGTGGAGGCGGCCAACGCCCGGCTGAACCGGACCGAGCAGATCAAGCGGTACCGGCTGCTGACCGAGGAATGGGGTCCCGAGACCGGGGAGCTCACGCCCTCGCTCAAGCTCCGCCGCCGGGTGGTCCGCGACAAGTACGGCGCACTGATAGACGGCCTGTACGAGGAGCCGTACGAGGAGCCGTACGAGTCCGCGTAA
- a CDS encoding BCCT family transporter: MPADQGSRTDKVVFGVTAGLTLAFVLWGAVATDSLESVSSHLLEGLIHNGGWAFVLAASAFVVFALWLAISRYGRIRLGHEDEVPEFRTVSWVAMMFSAGMGIGLMFYGVSEPLTHYEVPPPGTHPADSAERIQTAMATTLFHWTLHPWAIYAVVGLAIAYSTFRRDRRQTISAVFEPLIGARHAHGGAGRVIDIVAIFATLFGSAASLGLGALQIGSGIQELGWMETVGTALLVGVIAVLTVAFVASAVSGVERGIQWLSNINMVLALVLVVFVFIAGPTIFVLDLLPTSLGAYLGDLPQLIGRTEATGAGEVADWLGSWTVFYWAWWISWTPFVGMFIARISRGRTIRQFIGGVILVPSTVSLLWFCVFGGTAMKLRESGDLPRESTPEGQLFGLLQQFPAATVMSLLVMVLVAIFFVSGADAASIVMGTLSQKGVLEPSRPVIVFWGVVTGAVAAIMLLIGNGEGDALAGLQNLTILVAAPFTLVMIGMCVALMRDLRRDPLIIQDEQGEEAVAVAVAAGQEEYDGEFEIRIGPSGGPDADAAQSSSASPPPDGRS, translated from the coding sequence TTGCCGGCCGATCAAGGTTCCCGCACGGACAAGGTGGTCTTCGGGGTCACCGCGGGCCTGACCCTCGCCTTCGTGCTGTGGGGCGCCGTGGCCACCGATTCGCTGGAGAGCGTGTCGAGCCACCTGCTCGAAGGGCTCATCCACAACGGCGGCTGGGCCTTCGTGCTCGCCGCCAGCGCCTTCGTCGTCTTCGCCCTCTGGCTGGCGATCAGCCGCTACGGCAGGATCCGCCTCGGCCACGAGGACGAGGTCCCGGAGTTCCGTACCGTCTCCTGGGTCGCCATGATGTTCAGCGCCGGCATGGGCATCGGGCTCATGTTCTACGGCGTGAGTGAACCCCTGACGCACTACGAGGTGCCCCCGCCCGGCACGCATCCGGCCGACTCCGCCGAGCGGATCCAGACGGCGATGGCCACCACCCTGTTCCACTGGACGCTCCATCCCTGGGCCATCTACGCCGTCGTCGGGCTCGCCATCGCCTACAGCACGTTCCGCCGCGACCGCCGCCAGACGATCAGTGCCGTGTTCGAGCCGCTGATCGGGGCCCGGCACGCCCACGGCGGGGCCGGCCGGGTCATCGACATCGTGGCGATCTTCGCCACCCTCTTCGGATCCGCCGCCTCACTGGGCCTCGGGGCGCTCCAGATCGGCAGCGGGATCCAGGAGCTGGGGTGGATGGAGACGGTCGGCACCGCGCTCCTCGTGGGCGTCATCGCCGTCCTGACCGTCGCCTTCGTCGCCTCCGCGGTCTCCGGCGTGGAGCGGGGCATCCAATGGCTGTCGAACATCAACATGGTGCTCGCCCTCGTGCTCGTCGTCTTCGTGTTCATCGCCGGGCCGACCATCTTCGTGCTCGACCTCCTGCCGACGTCCCTGGGCGCCTACCTCGGAGACCTCCCCCAGCTCATCGGCCGCACCGAGGCCACCGGCGCCGGCGAGGTCGCCGACTGGCTGGGCAGCTGGACGGTCTTCTACTGGGCCTGGTGGATCTCCTGGACCCCGTTCGTCGGCATGTTCATCGCCCGGATCAGCCGCGGCCGCACCATCCGGCAGTTCATCGGCGGCGTCATCCTCGTACCGAGCACGGTCAGCCTGCTGTGGTTCTGCGTCTTCGGCGGCACGGCCATGAAGCTCCGGGAGAGCGGCGACCTCCCCCGGGAGAGCACCCCCGAGGGGCAGCTCTTCGGGCTGCTCCAGCAGTTCCCCGCCGCCACGGTCATGAGCCTGCTGGTCATGGTCCTCGTCGCGATCTTCTTCGTCTCCGGCGCGGACGCCGCCTCCATCGTGATGGGCACGCTCTCGCAGAAGGGCGTCCTCGAACCGTCCAGGCCGGTGATCGTCTTCTGGGGCGTGGTCACCGGCGCCGTCGCGGCGATCATGCTGCTCATCGGCAACGGCGAGGGCGACGCGCTCGCCGGACTGCAGAACCTGACGATCCTGGTCGCGGCACCGTTCACCCTGGTCATGATCGGTATGTGCGTGGCGCTCATGCGCGACCTGCGCCGGGACCCGCTCATCATCCAGGACGAACAGGGCGAGGAGGCCGTGGCCGTGGCCGTGGCCGCGGGCCAGGAGGAGTACGACGGCGAATTCGAGATCCGCATCGGCCCGTCCGGCGGTCCGGACGCGGACGCGGCGCAGTCGTCCTCCGCGTCCCCGCCGCCCGACGGCCGGTCATGA
- the sph gene encoding sphingomyelin phosphodiesterase has protein sequence MLLSSPRSRRAAATAVAAVAAGALAVTTAPSATAAESAAPPRLSVLSYNVFLMSKNLYPNWGQDHRAAEIPKASFYKGHDVVVLQEAFDNSSSDALKANSAAQYPYQTPVVGRSKSGWDATGGAYSSTTPEDGGVTVLSKWPILRKEQVVYKDACGADWWSNKGFAYVVLNVNGTRVHVVGTHAQSTDPGCGAGQAAEMRARQFRAVDAFLDGKNIPANEQVIVAGDLNVDSRTPEYASLLANADLADSDTRTGHPYSFDTALNSIAKYRYPTDPREDLDYVLYRKGNARPAGWENNVVKEQSAPWTVSSWGTSYTYDNLSDHYPLIGR, from the coding sequence ATGCTGCTTTCCTCGCCCCGCTCGCGCCGCGCCGCCGCCACGGCCGTCGCCGCGGTCGCCGCAGGCGCGCTGGCCGTCACCACCGCCCCGTCCGCCACGGCGGCGGAGAGCGCCGCGCCCCCGCGGCTCAGCGTCCTGTCGTACAACGTGTTCCTGATGAGCAAGAACCTGTACCCCAACTGGGGCCAGGACCACCGGGCCGCGGAGATCCCCAAGGCGTCCTTCTACAAGGGCCACGACGTGGTCGTCCTCCAGGAGGCCTTCGACAACAGCTCCTCGGACGCGCTGAAGGCGAACTCCGCCGCGCAGTACCCGTACCAGACCCCGGTCGTCGGCCGCAGCAAGAGCGGCTGGGACGCCACGGGCGGCGCGTACTCCTCCACCACCCCGGAGGACGGCGGCGTCACGGTCCTGAGCAAGTGGCCGATCCTCCGCAAGGAGCAGGTCGTCTACAAGGACGCCTGCGGCGCCGACTGGTGGTCCAACAAGGGCTTCGCCTACGTCGTGCTGAACGTGAACGGCACCAGGGTGCACGTGGTCGGTACGCACGCCCAGTCCACCGACCCCGGCTGCGGCGCGGGCCAGGCCGCCGAGATGCGCGCCCGTCAGTTCCGGGCCGTGGACGCCTTCCTCGACGGGAAGAACATCCCCGCGAACGAGCAGGTCATCGTGGCGGGCGACCTCAACGTCGACTCGCGCACGCCCGAGTACGCGAGCCTGCTCGCCAACGCCGACCTGGCCGACTCCGACACGCGCACGGGTCACCCGTACTCCTTCGACACCGCGCTGAACTCCATAGCGAAATACCGCTACCCGACGGACCCGCGCGAGGACCTGGACTACGTCCTCTACCGCAAGGGCAACGCCCGCCCGGCGGGCTGGGAGAACAACGTGGTGAAGGAGCAGTCGGCGCCCTGGACGGTCTCCAGCTGGGGCACGTCCTACACCTACGACAACCTCTCCGACCACTACCCGCTGATCGGACGCTAG
- a CDS encoding oxygenase MpaB family protein: MTKTDPAHPAGPAASRRNEPEPPPPGGVLWTIAGDVRALLMLPAAFTMQVAHPAIAAGVDEYSVFRTDPWGRGERSLRSVQLWVYGGEEAAEEGRRVRRLHKDIQGTDTRGRRYHSLDPACYAWVHATGFPVYLYAGRYLLRRFTPAQERQLYREWLQVGRILGLRDRDMPQSIEEYWTYWGRMLAEEIEPTAVARELISTEVKLPRPEAGSPAVRLLLRLTWPVLRAAFLRLRAFVTVGYMPPEARAAIGLEWSPAQERTLRRFSAAVRILVPLLPERLRYLPIAYRARAAWHAGRR, from the coding sequence ATGACGAAGACGGACCCCGCACACCCCGCCGGACCTGCGGCCTCGCGCCGCAACGAACCCGAGCCGCCGCCGCCCGGCGGGGTCCTGTGGACGATCGCCGGAGACGTCCGGGCCCTGCTGATGCTGCCCGCCGCCTTCACCATGCAGGTCGCCCACCCCGCGATCGCGGCCGGTGTCGACGAGTACTCCGTCTTCCGCACCGACCCCTGGGGCCGCGGCGAGCGTTCCCTGCGGTCGGTCCAGCTGTGGGTGTACGGCGGCGAGGAGGCCGCCGAGGAGGGCCGCCGGGTGCGCCGCCTGCACAAGGACATCCAGGGCACCGACACCCGCGGCCGCCGCTACCACTCCCTCGACCCCGCCTGCTACGCCTGGGTGCACGCCACCGGCTTCCCGGTCTACCTGTACGCCGGGCGGTACCTGCTGCGCCGCTTCACCCCCGCCCAGGAACGACAGCTCTACCGGGAGTGGCTCCAGGTCGGCCGGATCCTGGGCCTGCGCGACCGGGACATGCCGCAGAGCATCGAGGAGTACTGGACGTACTGGGGCCGGATGCTGGCCGAGGAGATCGAGCCCACCGCGGTCGCCCGCGAGCTGATCTCCACCGAGGTGAAGCTGCCCCGGCCGGAGGCCGGCTCGCCCGCCGTGCGTCTGCTGCTGCGGCTCACCTGGCCGGTGCTGCGGGCCGCCTTCCTGCGCCTGCGGGCCTTCGTCACCGTCGGCTACATGCCGCCCGAGGCCCGCGCCGCGATCGGGCTGGAGTGGAGCCCCGCCCAGGAGCGCACGCTCCGGCGGTTCAGCGCGGCCGTACGGATCCTCGTACCGCTGCTGCCGGAGCGGCTGCGGTACCTGCCGATCGCCTACCGGGCGCGGGCCGCGTGGCATGCGGGCCGCCGCTGA
- a CDS encoding M1 family metallopeptidase, with amino-acid sequence MHRKVIAPSVLAASLLLVIPASAASSGPGAPGIGDPYYPASGNGGYDVSHYDLRLQYQPKTDLLEGTATLLATAKQDLSRFNLDFGLQVSEIRVNGVKAKFATSGSHELEVTPAKPLARNTPLSVVVKYAGKPSELKVDGWTAWQRTPDGGVAAQEPDSAVWWFPSNDHPLDKATFDISVNVPDGTQAISNGVLQSQTSRLGWTRYNWRSNKPQATYLATLAVGKFDITTDRTASGLPILNAYSKDLGDNAGAARASVERTGEVAEWLEGVFGPYPFNALGGYVPNVTAGFALETQTRPFYGPGQFRNGANVSVVVHELAHQWYGDSVSVEGWKDIWINEGFARYSQWLWSEKEGEGTAQELADWAYSVRPAEDAFWQVKPGDPGPENQFHGAVYDRGAIALQALRNEIGDEKFFEILKGWPAERAYGNAKVGDFVRYAEKVSKKPLAQLFETWLYTPGKPAASALNPSAAKPAARSPQQAAPAKPAAEPKSWKKIAETNTIHDTEHGSGPGHRH; translated from the coding sequence GTGCACCGCAAAGTCATCGCCCCGAGCGTGCTCGCCGCTTCCCTCCTGCTGGTGATCCCGGCGTCGGCGGCGAGTTCCGGTCCGGGCGCCCCGGGTATCGGCGATCCCTACTACCCGGCCAGCGGCAACGGCGGATACGACGTGTCGCACTACGACCTGCGCCTGCAGTACCAGCCGAAGACGGACCTGCTCGAAGGCACGGCCACCCTGCTGGCCACCGCCAAGCAGGACCTCTCCCGCTTCAACCTCGACTTCGGCCTGCAGGTCAGCGAGATCAGGGTCAACGGGGTCAAGGCGAAGTTCGCCACGTCCGGTTCCCACGAGCTGGAGGTCACCCCGGCGAAGCCGCTGGCGCGCAACACCCCGCTGTCCGTCGTCGTCAAGTACGCCGGCAAGCCCTCCGAGCTGAAGGTGGACGGCTGGACGGCCTGGCAGCGCACGCCCGACGGCGGGGTGGCGGCCCAGGAGCCCGACTCCGCGGTCTGGTGGTTCCCCAGCAACGACCACCCGCTGGACAAGGCCACCTTCGACATCTCGGTCAACGTGCCCGACGGCACCCAGGCGATCAGCAATGGCGTGCTCCAGTCCCAGACTTCGCGGCTCGGCTGGACCCGGTACAACTGGCGCTCCAACAAGCCGCAGGCGACCTATCTGGCCACCCTCGCCGTCGGCAAGTTCGACATCACCACCGACAGGACGGCGAGCGGGCTGCCGATCCTCAACGCGTACAGCAAGGACCTCGGCGACAACGCGGGCGCGGCGCGCGCGAGCGTGGAGCGGACCGGTGAGGTCGCCGAATGGCTGGAGGGCGTCTTCGGTCCGTACCCCTTCAACGCACTGGGCGGCTACGTGCCGAACGTGACCGCCGGTTTCGCCCTGGAGACCCAGACGCGGCCGTTCTACGGCCCGGGGCAGTTCCGCAACGGGGCCAACGTCTCGGTGGTCGTGCACGAGCTGGCCCACCAGTGGTACGGCGACAGCGTGTCCGTCGAGGGCTGGAAGGACATCTGGATCAACGAGGGCTTCGCCCGCTACAGCCAGTGGCTGTGGTCCGAGAAGGAGGGCGAGGGCACGGCGCAGGAGCTCGCCGACTGGGCCTACTCCGTGCGCCCGGCCGAGGACGCGTTCTGGCAGGTCAAGCCGGGCGACCCGGGCCCGGAGAACCAGTTCCACGGAGCCGTCTACGACCGTGGCGCCATCGCCCTGCAGGCGCTGCGCAACGAGATCGGCGACGAGAAGTTCTTCGAGATCCTGAAGGGCTGGCCGGCCGAGCGGGCCTACGGCAATGCCAAGGTCGGGGACTTCGTCCGGTACGCCGAGAAGGTCTCGAAGAAGCCCCTCGCGCAGCTCTTCGAGACCTGGCTCTACACCCCGGGGAAGCCGGCGGCCTCGGCCCTCAACCCGTCGGCTGCCAAGCCCGCGGCCCGCTCGCCGCAGCAGGCCGCCCCGGCGAAGCCCGCGGCGGAGCCCAAGTCCTGGAAGAAGATCGCGGAGACGAACACGATCCACGACACCGAGCACGGCTCCGGGCCCGGCCACCGGCACTGA
- a CDS encoding SCO6745 family protein: MTLPLLAARRCWHAAINPLHATIYFSPDLAKELAALGVTDPVAVNLAGRAAAMGAVGPGTVTAAFYNYRHDLLARHLPAVWDTATPEQVLAARLRAADSTLRRLLGPETVDSPEMAEAADLAVRATEGCTRHARALYAAHADLPVPDAPHLRLWHATTLLREHRGDGHLAALLFAGLDPVEALVSHTATGRGMTTKWIKATRGWEESDLDAATGRLRERGILDADGGLTDEGKAVRERLEADTDRLDAAPYEHLGEQGLARLAELGGGFVTKAVGAGAFPRDLFGRA, encoded by the coding sequence ATGACACTTCCCCTGCTCGCCGCCCGTCGCTGTTGGCATGCTGCGATCAACCCGCTGCACGCGACGATCTACTTCTCACCGGATCTCGCCAAGGAGCTCGCAGCTCTCGGTGTCACGGACCCGGTCGCGGTCAACCTCGCCGGCCGCGCCGCCGCCATGGGCGCCGTCGGCCCCGGCACGGTGACCGCCGCCTTCTACAACTACCGCCACGACCTGCTCGCCCGGCACCTGCCCGCCGTGTGGGACACCGCCACGCCCGAGCAGGTCCTCGCCGCCCGGCTGCGGGCCGCCGACAGCACCCTGCGCCGGCTGCTCGGCCCCGAGACCGTCGACTCGCCGGAGATGGCCGAGGCCGCCGACCTGGCCGTGCGCGCGACCGAGGGCTGCACCCGGCACGCCCGCGCGCTCTACGCGGCCCACGCAGACCTGCCCGTACCCGACGCCCCGCACCTGCGCCTGTGGCACGCCACCACCCTGCTGCGCGAGCACCGCGGCGACGGCCACCTCGCCGCCCTGCTGTTCGCCGGCCTGGACCCGGTGGAGGCCCTGGTCAGCCACACCGCCACCGGCCGCGGCATGACCACGAAGTGGATCAAGGCCACCCGAGGCTGGGAGGAGTCCGACCTGGACGCCGCGACCGGCCGGCTGCGCGAGCGCGGCATCCTCGACGCGGACGGCGGGCTCACCGACGAGGGCAAGGCCGTGCGCGAGCGCCTGGAGGCGGACACCGACCGCCTCGACGCGGCCCCGTACGAGCACCTGGGCGAGCAGGGACTGGCCCGTCTCGCCGAACTCGGCGGCGGCTTCGTCACGAAGGCGGTCGGCGCCGGGGCCTTCCCGCGCGACCTCTTCGGCCGGGCCTGA